The window TCGGAGACCCGCCGGCGCCGAACGAACTCCCCCCGATGGTCGAGCGCGGGGTCTGGGGCCTGCTCGGCCTCGCGGTCCTCTCGCCGCTCGCGGCCGGGGAGTACCTCCGGCGACAACGAGCGACGGGGGGACGGGACGTTCCCGCAGCCCTCCGGTAGAGGCTACGCGTATTATCGTCATAATCACCGACATATTTGAGATATCCGAACCACTTATTTCGACGTGAGAATTTTTAGATTTCTACCCACCGTTCGTACTGTCATCGTGGTTCCGCGTACGCTACGCGGCCCGTTCGCCAGTGGAGCTGGCTCGCCGGACGCCCTGCGACCCGAACCGCTAAACGGGATGGGGGCATCACCGCGGATATGCAGCAAAGTTCGCGGAGCCACCGCCACGGCACGTCCAGGACTCGTCCGGACCGGGGGTGGACCTGGTGACCGACCTGCTCGGAGCACCGGTGGTCCCAGTCGCCGACGACGAGGACGCCCGCATGACCGCGCGGGCGCTCGCGCCGCTCCTCGAGGGAACGGCGACAGTGTCGCTCGTCTACGTGGTCGAGAAGGCCGGCGGCGCGGCGGACAAGGCCAGCGTCGAGCAGCGTGAGCTCCACGCCGAGAAGGCGTTCGACGCCTTCGAGCAGACGCTCGACGACGTGGCGGTCCCCGCGACGGTCGAAACCGAAATCGTGTACGACACGGATGTCGTCGAGGGCATCTTCGGCGCGGCCGCGGAGTACGACGCGACCGCGGTGGCGTTCGTTCCCCGCGGCGGGGGGACCCTGCTGAGCCTGTTGACCGGAAAGCGGACGGAACGACTCGTGACCGAGAACGACCTCCCCGTGGTGTCGCTGCCGGCCCCCGAATCATGAGCGGCGACGAGGAGCTCGCGAAGGACCTCGGGCCGCTAGCGGCCCTGACCATCGGCGTCGGGACGATGATCGGCGCCGGCATCTTCGTGCTACCGGGGGAGGCGGCGGTCGCGGCGGGCCCCATCGTGGCGCTCTCGTTCGTCGTCGGTGGGGTCATCTCGCTGTTCACGGCGATGTCGGCCAGCGAACTCGGCACCGCGATGCCGAAGGCGGGCGGCAGCTACTACTACGTCAACCACGCGCTCGGGCCGCTGTTCGGCTCCATCGCCGGCTGGGGGAACTGGATGGGGCTCGCCTTCGCGTCGGCGTTCTACACGCTCGGATTCGGCGAGTACCTCACGACGTTCGCGCCGATTCCCAGCATCACGCTCGTGGCTACGGAGTTGTTCTCCGCCTCGACGGGTGCGCTACGGCTGCCGCTCGGCCCGGTCGGGACGTTCACCGCCGGACCGTTCACCGCGACGGTCGGTCCGATCGGGCTCTCGGCGTTCCAGATCGGCGCCCTGCTCGCCGGCCTGACGTTCATCGGTATCAACTACGTCGGCGCGAAGGAGACCGGGCGACTCCAGACCATCATCGTCCTCGTGCTCGTCGGCATCCTGACGCTGTTCAGTGTGCTGGGGGCGCTCCAGGCCGACCTCTCGACGCTCCGCCCGTTCGCCCCGAAGGGGCCCGAGGCCATCCTCCCCGGGACGGCGCTGATCTTCGTCTCCTACCTCGGCTTCGCGAAGATCACGACCGTCGCCGAGGAGATGAAGAACCCCGGACGGAACCTCCCCATCGCCGTCATCGGGAGCGTCCTCATCGTGACGGTGATGTACGCCATCATCATGGTCGTCCTGATGGGCGTCATCAACTGGGAGCTGCTGGGGCCCGAGAACACCACGACACCGGTGCTGGACGTGGCCGAGATCTCCTTCGGGGCGGTCGGGTTCGCCGGCATCGGCATCGGGTTACTGACGTTCGCCGGGCTGCTGGCGACCGCCTCCTCGGCGAACGCCTCCATCCTCGCGTCCTCGCGCATCAACTTCGCGATGGGACGTGACAAGCTCATCAGCGCGTGGCTCAACGAGATCCACCCCCGATTCGCCACGCCCTCCCGGTCCATCGCCGTCACCGGCGGCATCATCGTCCTGTTCATCATCCTCGGCGACGTGAAGACGCTCGCGAAGGCCGGGAGCGTCCTCCACCTCATCGTCTACGGCCTGTTGAACCTCGCGCTCATCGTGATGCGCGAGGCCGACACGCCCGAGTACGACCCGGACTTCGAGGTCCCGCTCTACCCCATCGTCCCGATACTGGGCGCGATAACCTCGTTCGGCCTCATCGCCTTCGTCGACCTCGTCGAGGTGGCGCTGTCCGGCCTGTTCGTCGTCGGGGGTGTGGTCTGGTACTTCACCTATGCCCGCTCGCGCACCGAGAATCAGGGCATCCTTTCGCGATACATCCTCTCGCGGGAGGAGTCGATGCCCGACGAGGTGGTCGACGCGGCTGCCGCCGTCCAGCCCGACGGCGGCGAGTACCGCGTGATGGTGGCGCTGGCCAACCCCGAGAGCGAGCACGACCTCATCTCGCTGGGCGCGGCCGTCGCCAAGCAGCGCGGCGGCACCCTCGTCGCGGTCCACAACGTCTACGTCCCGACCCAGACCTCGCTGGAGGAGGGCCGCGAGCAGCTCGACCGGGTCGACCCCGGCGCGAAGGACCTCATCGACAGCGCCCGCGAGGACGCCGAGACGTTCGGCGTCGACGTCGAGACCCACACCGTCGTCTCGCACAAGGGGTTCGAGGAGGTGTTCGACGCCGCCACCGAGTACGATATCGACCTCGCGGTCATGGGCTGGGGCGAGACGGAGCGCTCGCGTGTCGAGATGGGCCTCGACGAGGTCACCGACTCCATCCCGTGTGACTTCCTGGTCCTGAAGGACCGCGGCTTCGACCCCGAGCGCATCCTCGTCCCGACGGCGGGTGGCCCGGACTCCGAACTGAGCGCGATGGTCGCCAAACACCTCGCGGACGAGTACGACTCCGCGGTCACGCTGTTGCACGTCGACGACGACCGCGAGGCCGGCGAGGCGTTCCTGGAGGAGTGGGCCGACAGCCACGGCCTGGCCGACGCCGACCTCCGGGTCGAAGGCGGCGACGTGGAGGCCGCCATCGAACGCGCCGCACAGGACGCCTCGATGGTTGTCATCGGCGCGACCGAGCGGGGCCTGCTCTCACGGCTCGTCGGTGGCTCGCTCGTCATGGACGTCGTCGAGGACGTGGACTGCTCCGTGCTGCTGGCCGAGACGGCCCGCAAGCGCTCGCTCCGCGAGCGTATCTTCGGGCTCGACGAGGCGTCGGAGTAGCCCCTCTCCCGGTCGAGCCGACGGCGGAACGGTTTCTGCAATGTTTTAACCCGGTAGGCCGAACAGCGCGCCATGAGCCAGCCGAACATCCTGCTGCTCGGGCCGCCGGGCGCGGGCAAGGGTACGCAGTCCAGCAACATCGTCGAGGAGTACGGCGTCGACCACGTCACCACGGGCGACGCGCTCCGTTCGAACAAGGGGATGGACATCTCCGACCTCGATGTCGAGTACGACACGCCGGGCGGCTTCATGGACGCCGGCGAACTCGTTCCGGACGAGGTCGTCAACGAGATCGTCAAGACGGCGCTTCAGGAGGCCGACGGCTACGTCCTCGACGGCTACCCGCGCAACCTCGACCAGGCGAAGTACCTCGACGAGATCACCGAGCTGGACGTCGTGGCGCTGCTGGAGGTGCCCCGGGAGGAGCTCGTCGAGCGCCTGACCGGCCGCCGAATCTGTGACGAGTGTGGTACCAACTACCACGTCGAGTTCAGCCCGCCGGAGGAGGCGGGCGTCTGCGACAAGTGTGGCGGCGAACTGATCCAGCGCGACGACGACACGGAGGAGACGGTGCGCGAGCGGCTCAACGTGTTCGACGAGAACACCCAGCCCGTCATCGACCACTACGACATCCGCGACGAACTCGTCCGCATCGACGGCGAGGGCGCCCCCGACGAGGTCTGGGAGGAGCTCCACGCCGCCATCGAGGACGAGGTCTGAGGCGACGGCGGCGGTCCGGTACCGTTCTCCGGGCGGTCGGCGACGAGGCTTTACCTGCCCGGGTGTCGTAGCGCCGGTATGGACATCGACGAGGTGGAGCTGACCATCCCGGAGCCGGTCATCGAGCTACTTCCGGGCGACGGCGAGAACGCCGCGCGCGACATGGAGCGGGCGGTGGCGGGCTTCGAGCGCCACGTCAACGCCACCATCGAGACCGCCGACGACGCGGCCGAGGTGGCCGCCGAGGTGCTGGACGTGGTCGAGCATCTCGAAGCACGCATCGAGACCTACGACGATTTCGTCCCGGAGCTGCGCGCGTGGGGCCAGTCGCCGGCCTACGCCATCGCCTGGCGGGACCTCTACGCCGCCCTGGTCCGACAGCTCACCACCCACGAGGGGCTGGCCGACCGCCTCGAACGCGAGGGGAACCGCCGACTCGTCGACGACGGCATCCGGCTGAAGGACCTGAAGAAGGACTAGCGAGCGCAGCCGTCACGGGATTTCTCACGTGAGTTCCACCTGGAGCGTCCGGAGAACGAACCCGGTTCCGTCGACGTTCGGGAGCGGGTCCACAACCATCGAACGACGACCGGAGAAAGACCGATACGTCCGCCGGTCGCACTGTCGGGTATGAGCCGGTCGGACGAACTGGAGTACGACTCCGAGGTCGACATCGACGGCCTCCTGTCGGAGGACCGAGAGCCCGACCGGAGCGACCGGGGCGACCCGGCCGAGCGGTCGTCCGACCACGAGACGGCGTCGAGCGGCGGTCTGCGGTCGCGGCTCCCGTCGTGGCCCTCGTTCTCCCGCCCCTCGCTCCCGCTGCCGCGGTTCACGATACGGGGGCTGGGGCTGTCGCTCGTCGTCTCCATCGTCGCCTTCGTGGCGGCGAGTCTCGTCGTCCCACTCGGGGGCATCGCGGGCCTCGTCGGCATCTTCGTCGCGGCCTTCGGACTGGGCCTGGTGGGGCACGGCCACTACCTCGAACTCGCGGTCGCGGGGGCGGGGACGGCGGCGGCCGGCACGCTGCTCAGTCAGCTGTTCATCGCCGCGGTGGCGGACCTGACGGTGCCGCTGGCGGCCGTCGGCGGGACGGCCGGGTTGCTGGCCGCGGTACTGGGCTGTTACTTCGGTCGGGACCTGCGCGCCGGGCTGACGCGGGGGGTCTGAGCGGCGCTGCCGCGCCGAGGTGACCCGTCGGGGAGTCAGCCCCCGGCCACCTGCCAGCCGCCCTCCGTGCGTTCGATGACCCCGTGGTCGGCGAGGAGCCGGAGCGCCTCGTCGACAGCCTCGGGGGAGGCATCGACCTGCCGGGCGATGCGCTCCGCCGACGATGCACCGTCGGCGACCGCCGCAGCCACCTCGGCGTAGAACCGGCCGTCCATCCCGCCGAGGTCGTCGAACCGCTCGCTGAGGTCGTCCATCACGTCGGTGAGCCGGCCCTGCACCCACCGCTGGGCCATCGAGAGTTCGTTCTCCAGTGCCTCCAGCCGCCCCAGTTCGCCAGCCAGCGACGCGAGGCCACCGTCCGGCCCCTCCTCGCCGTCGGCGTCACCCTCACCGTCCCCCGCGGCCGCGTCGGGGTCGAGACCCATATCCAGCGAGAGGTAGCGACAGCGCGACATATCGAACCCGCGGCTGGCGGGGTAGGCCGACTTCGTCCCGAAGCCGTACGGGGAGACCGACACCTCAAGCCGGAGGTTCCGGGCGATGGAGAAGTACTTGCGCCGCTGACTGTCGACACGCGACTCGACGAGACCCGCCTCCTCCAGTTTGCGGAGATGGTCGATGACGGCCTTCGGGCTCACGCCGAGATACTCGGATATTTCGGTGACGTAGCAGGGCTTGCGCGCCAGGAGCCGGAGGATACGCCGCCGGTTCTCGTTCCCGAGCAGGTCGAGCAGCGCCGCCGAGTCCATTACCCGGGAGGAGGTCGCCGAGAGGAAAAAGCGTGTCTACCGTTACGCGTCACCGGGACCGCCCGCGCTACTGCCACCACCGGGGCCCTCGGAGCCCTCGTCGGTCGAATCGCCACCCGAACTGTCCCCGGGGCCACCGGTGGAGTCGGAACCGTCGGAATCGCCCGTGGAGTCGTCGTCGGTACCCGTCTCGTCGCCGTCACTCCCGCTCGTGCTGGCGTCGTCGTCGCTACCGGAGTCGCCCGACGGGCCGCCACCCGCGTTCGCACCGGCGTCGTCGTTCCCACGCTCGTCCGGCGGCCCGCGCTCGCCGCCGGTCACGTTCCCGTCCTCCTCGGCACCGCTCGGACCGCGCTCCTCGGGCGGACCGGCATCACCGCCCGGACCGCGTTTCCCGGGAGGGCCCCGGTCACCACTCCGGCCGGGAGCGTCGGGCATGCCGGCCAGCCCGCGGGCCATCTCGGCGACCTCGGGGCCAGTCAGCTCGCTGGCTTCCGTCCGGAGCCGCTCCAGCCGGGTCTCGTTGACGCCGACCCGCTCGGCGACCGACTCGGTCTGGTTGACGTTCTGTTCCAGCTGGCCGGCCCGGGTCGCGAGCCGCGCGGCCCGGACCCGCTCGCCGACCGTCAGGTTGCGCTCGGCGAGCAGCTCCGCCCGCTCCGCGCGGAGCTGGGCCACGCGCTCGCTCAGCTCGGTCGTCCGCTGGCGGACCACGGCGGCCCGTTCCTGCCCGTCGGTTCGGTTGACCGCAGCCGTGAACATCCCGTGTTGCACCTCGCCCTCGGCCTCCGCAGCACTGGCCTGGGCGAAGGAGGCGACCGTCAGGCCGAAGGAGGCGTTCCCGTCGGCCTCGCTCTGGTTCGCGGTGGTCGTGCTCGTCTCGTTCCTGTCGGCCGCCGTCGGCGTCGGCGTTGCCTCCTGCGTGGCGACCGCAGGAAGAGCCCCGCTGGCGCCGGCGACCGCACCGGTCCCGACAGCAGCGAGGACCACGGCGACCGCGATCAGAATCGAGGCTCGTCTCATCACCACCACCTATCGGCTACACCGGCTAAAACCCGGCCAGTCGTTCGAACGGTTCACGGGCGGGCGGCCGCGTGAACGGAATGAACGAGGCGTAAAACGAGACGTTTAGCAGGCCCCAGACCGTTCATGTGGCCGTTTCAGCACCCATCCGCTCGAACGCGAGCGCGGCGAGTCCGACCGCGAGGACCGACGTGCAGACCGACGCGACGGCCAGTCCGACACCAGGGTCGTACCGCAGCGGGGGATGCAGCCCGAACCCGTAGTCGACGAGGTCGTTCACGAGTGCACACCCGAGCGCGAACGCGAGCGCGCCGCGCGTCGTGCGCGCCGCGTGCGGGAGCAGGTACGCGGCTGCGGCGAACGCCAGGTGGCTCCCGATGACGCCGAAGTAGGCGAACGGGTCCGGGAAGTAGGCCCCGAAGCCGAGATTGAGGGCGACGAGCGTCCAGAGCCCCGTCTCGACGAGCCAGACGAACGCCAGCGTGTGCAGGTACGCGAGTGGGCGGTTGAACGGGGCGTCCTCGAGCGGGCGCCCCAGCGCCGGCAGGAGGGTGGCGAAGGCCAGCGACCCCAGGAACGTGGCCGCGGGCGAGTCCGCGAACAGGGGCCACAGGAACGTCGACACCCCCGCCAGCCCGCGGTCGACGTACCAGCGCAGCCCGATGACGCCGATGGCGAGCGTCCCGAAGACGAGCCAGACCAGCGTCGGCGCCGCCTCCAGGTACTCGCGGGCGTACCGCCGCGGGATGGGGTTGAACCGGCGCACGACTGCCGCGTGGAGGCCAGCGGGCAAAGGCGTGCCGGGGACGGGTTCGTGGCTGTAGGGGACGTAGTTGAAGGGAGATTCAGAATGACGATACGTGAATCGAACCGATTTGGAAGCCCCTGACCGCTCGACCGGCCGGGCCTCGCTGCGCTCCTCACGTCGCTCCCTTCGGTCGCTCGTTGCGGTGCTTGCGTCGGCCGGGCCGGGTCGAGGCGGCCAGCCCCTTCCATTCCCACCCGAGATTGTCCGTTCCACGGGGCGCACACACCGAGCTAGCATGGTGTGGACGCGACCTCGGACAGCCACAGGGCGGGACTGAAAGGGGCCGCGGGCTCGGCGGGGCCCGGACGACGCAAGCACCGCAGGCCGACCGCAGGGAGGCCGAGGAGCGCAGCGAGGCCCGGCCCCCCGAGCCCGCGGGGGCTTTCAACAGCTCCCTGTCTCAACAGCTCCCTATCGGTGCTGTCAGCAGCAAACTCACCAAGCCAATCCAGTACCTACGCACCACCAACCTACCACGGAACGCAAGAGGGTTGACGCACGGCCCGCGAGAAGGGGTATGACCGACCATTTCGAGGTCCACGCGCGGGACGGGGCGGCCCGCATCGGCGAGGTCCGCCTCCCGACCCCGCTCCGGACGCCGGGGCTCGTCGGGGACCGGCTCCGCGACGCCGGGAGCGAGTGGGCCGCCGCCCGCGCGACGCCCGACGGGGACCCGGACGCGCTGACGGTGCTCCCGCACCGCGCACTGCCGCCAGGAACGCCCGACAGCGTCCGGGAGACGTTCGGCGGCGCCGGGAACGCCGCGACCGGCGACAGCCCGGACCCGGAGGACGGCGTGGCCGCCGGCGAGGACGCCCCGGACGCCGGCGACCTCGAGTTCCCGACCGCCGTCGTCGTCGGCACCGACACCGCCGTAGACCACGGGGCCGACGCGTACGTCCTCTCCGGCGGCCCGTCACTCGTGGGGCACGCCGCGGCGTTCGTCGATGCCATCACGAGCGTCCGGCGGGCGGTTCCGGACGACAGCGCCCTGTACCTGGCGGGAGCCGCCACACCCGCGAACGTCGCCGCGCTCGTCTACGCCGGCGTGGACCTCGTGGACGCCGACCGCGCGTACGTCCGCGGGACGGAGGGGTTCTACCAGACGACCGACGGGGAGTACTTCCTCGAGGACCTCGAGGAGCTGCCCTGCGCGTGCCCCGCCTGCGCGGGCGGGCGCGAGGCGTTCGACCGCGAGGCGTGTGCCGAGCACAACGTCAACGCCCTCGAGACGGCGCTGTCGACCGTCCGGACCCGCATCCGGGACGGCCGCCTGCGCGACTACCTCGAGGGGCAGGGTCGCCACGAGTCGTTCCCGACCTCGGTGCTGCGGCGACTGGACCAGGAGTACGCCTACGTCGAGGAGCGCGCCCCGCTGTTCCGGCGGGAGTCGATGCTCTCGGCGACCGACGACACGCTCCGGCGACCCGAGATACAGCGGTTCGCCGACCGCGTGACGAGCCGCTACGTCCCGCGGTTCGACGACCTGCCGCTGCTGCTGGTGCCCTGTTCGGCGACGAAACCGTACAGCGAGTCACAGAGCCACGCACAGTTCCACCGCGCCATCGACTACCGGGCGCACACGGTGTCGATGACCTCGCCCATCGGCGTCGTGCCGCAGGAGTTAGAGACCACCTACCCGGCCCAGCACTACGATTCGGTGGTGACGGGCCGCTGGACCGAGACCGAGTACGAGTTCGTCGCCACGGTCCTCGCGCGCTATCTCGACCGGGCCGACTACCCGCGCGTCGTCGCACACCTGCCCGACGATTATCGGCCTATCGTCGAGCGTGCGGTCGACCGGCTGGACGACGCGCCGCCGGTCGAGTTCACCGTCGCCGACCACCCGACGACCGACGACTCGCTGGCGAACCTCGCGGGCGCGCTGGAGGGCGCGGACCGCTTCAGCAAGCGCGAACGCGAGCACCGCACCGTCCGCGCGCTCGCGGACTACGTCTTCGGCGAGGGCGCGGGCGAGGCGTTCTTCCGCGAACTGCGGACGGGGAGTCGCTACCCCAAACTCCGCGCGATGGACGCCGGCATCGAGGCCCGTCCCGGCGACGATACGGACGACGACGGGGCCGTCCACGTCGCCACGATGGTCCCCAACTACGGCACCCTCTCGCTCACGCTCGCGGGCGCGCGCCGCTGGGCCAGCAGCGACGTGCCGACCAAGCGCGTGGAGATCGACGCGTTCGTCCCGCAGGGAAGCGTTCTCGCGCCCGGCGTGGTGGACGCCGACGACTCCATCCGCGTGGGCGACGAGGTGGTCGTCGAGGGGCCGACGGCGTTCGCGGTCGGGCGTGCGCAGGCCCACGGCCGCGCGATGGTCGATTCGACGCGCGGCGTCGTGGTGCAGGTCCGGCACTCACAGGAGAAGTAGCCGACCACGGCTGGACCCATCGGACGCGGGTCACCGCATCGCTCATCATCCCGCCGCCCGACGTCCCGAACCGATGACCGACCTCACGCCCGAGGACCTCTCCGAGGGCACCGTCGTCACGCACGAGCGGACGTTCACGCCCGGGGAGGTCCGCACGTTCACGACGGTCTCCGGCGACGAGGGAGACCACCACGTCGAGACCGACGAGGAAGGGCGCCTCCTCGTGCAGGGACTGCTCACGGCCACACTCCCGACGAAGGTGGGTGGTGACCTCAACGTGCTGGCCTCGCGGATGGAGTTCGAGTTCCGCCGCCCCGTCTACACCGGCCAGCATATCGCCTGCGAGGTGACGTTCGTCGACGTGGACCACGGGGACCGGGTCGAGGTCACCGCGGAGTTCGAGGCCGTCCGCACCGACGACGACACGACCGTCATGGCCGGACTGTTCGAGGGCATCATCCGTCGCGGATAACGCATATTCGCCGCTTATACAGCGACTAGAATTCGAAACTGTCGATTATCTCTCGAATAACCGATTTTCAGGTATCACTCGTGCTCCTCGGCAACGGTCTCGCGGCACTGTCCCGTGGTGGTATCCGACATATCGGCGGCGGAATCGGCGAGCAAATCTCTTCCGGTCGGTACGAGCGGGCGGAATCTCGGCGGCCGCCGGCGTGCACTCAGTCGTCGTCGGTCCGGTCGGCATCCGAGTCCAGGTCCGTCCCGGTGTCCGGCTCGGACGCCGGAATCCGCTGTGGACCGAGTCGCCCGTGTTCCTCGAGCGCGATCGCGTACTGGATCGCGTTCCGGATGTGGTATCTCGCCGCAGGGTCCTCGACGGTCTCCAGTAATCGGTACAGCTCGGCCGTGTCAAGCTGGCTCGTGTCCATCTGTCAGCGTCCACCCCCCACACCGTGTGGAATACTTCCGTGGGTTGCGTACCCAGCCATTTGACATCCTCCTCCGCCTGAAGGCGGAGGAATCCCGACCGCGGTTGGGATATTAGGGTTTGCAGTCTACCACTTGTTCCTGCGGTTGGAATCCGCTGGACAAGTCGTGAAGGTAGACTCCGGGCTGTGCCAACCAGCCGGTACTCCTATCCTCGTCCAAACTGGCCGAAGACTCGGAGTTACTTTCGTCGTTGATGTTGAGACGGATGTTCTCCGCCCCATTCAGGTCCGCGTTGAACGCCGCATCACACGCCTCACAAACGTACAAGCCACGTTCAACACGCTGACTCTCGTCTTCTCTACCGCACACACAACACCTCTTGCTCGTGTCGCGCTCCGAAACTTCTACGACCTCGATGCCCTCGACCGTGGCTTTGTACGTGAGAATCGAGGTGAAGCGGTCAAACGCCCACCCGTGCAGGTCAAGGTTCCCGTGACGACCCCAGTTCTTCGTCTCTCCGTTCTCGTCCTCACGGACACCAGCGAGTTCACCGACGTTAATGCGGCCAACTCCACGCTCGATACACCTCTCTACGATGTGTTTGGCGAGGCTGTGGAAGAAGTGGGTGCGGCGCTCCGACCACTTGTGGTGCAATCGGGTGGCCCGTTCGCCACCAGGATCGTCGCACTTGGCGATTTCTTTGGGGAAGTAGTAGCCGTCCTGTTTCAAGCGGTTTCCGGGGTACAGGTCGGCTTCCTCGGTGCTGTACGCGACCGCCGCGAAGTTACAGATGCCGAGGTCGATTCCAGCCGTCTCGTCACCCGGCGCGTTGGGCGTCTCGATCTCGTCTTTGCAGACGAGGTGCAGTTCCCATCGCTCTTTCTGCTTGTCGTAGACGGCGCGAACTTGTTGCAGGTTCTCGACGGTGACGCCTGGCCGGGTTTCGTATTCGACAAGGATGTATTCCCATGCTTTCGGGTGTTCCTTGTGATTCGCGCCTTTCGAGAGGCGGACACGATTGTTCTTGGTGTCGTGTTTGATGCCGTTCTGTTTCCACGTTACCGTGCTACGCGGGTGTTCTTCGTGGACTCGGCGGCCTACTGAGTCGTAGTAGTTTTTCTTGCGGTAGCCGGGCGGATTCGCTCGACCGTCTGCCTTCCTCTTTCCGTACCACGAGTTGAAGGCTTCAGCGAGTTCCTCCAGAACGCGCTGACTGGACTGCGAGTGCAATCCCTTGTACTTGTTGTGGGTCTTCAACTCGTCTTTGAGGTCGCCGTGGTCAGGAATCTCGCCCGTGTCTTCCCACTGTTGTCGAGAGTGGTAGTTGGCGACGTTCCAGAGCT of the Haloglomus salinum genome contains:
- a CDS encoding universal stress protein, encoding MTDLLGAPVVPVADDEDARMTARALAPLLEGTATVSLVYVVEKAGGAADKASVEQRELHAEKAFDAFEQTLDDVAVPATVETEIVYDTDVVEGIFGAAAEYDATAVAFVPRGGGTLLSLLTGKRTERLVTENDLPVVSLPAPES
- a CDS encoding amino acid permease produces the protein MSGDEELAKDLGPLAALTIGVGTMIGAGIFVLPGEAAVAAGPIVALSFVVGGVISLFTAMSASELGTAMPKAGGSYYYVNHALGPLFGSIAGWGNWMGLAFASAFYTLGFGEYLTTFAPIPSITLVATELFSASTGALRLPLGPVGTFTAGPFTATVGPIGLSAFQIGALLAGLTFIGINYVGAKETGRLQTIIVLVLVGILTLFSVLGALQADLSTLRPFAPKGPEAILPGTALIFVSYLGFAKITTVAEEMKNPGRNLPIAVIGSVLIVTVMYAIIMVVLMGVINWELLGPENTTTPVLDVAEISFGAVGFAGIGIGLLTFAGLLATASSANASILASSRINFAMGRDKLISAWLNEIHPRFATPSRSIAVTGGIIVLFIILGDVKTLAKAGSVLHLIVYGLLNLALIVMREADTPEYDPDFEVPLYPIVPILGAITSFGLIAFVDLVEVALSGLFVVGGVVWYFTYARSRTENQGILSRYILSREESMPDEVVDAAAAVQPDGGEYRVMVALANPESEHDLISLGAAVAKQRGGTLVAVHNVYVPTQTSLEEGREQLDRVDPGAKDLIDSAREDAETFGVDVETHTVVSHKGFEEVFDAATEYDIDLAVMGWGETERSRVEMGLDEVTDSIPCDFLVLKDRGFDPERILVPTAGGPDSELSAMVAKHLADEYDSAVTLLHVDDDREAGEAFLEEWADSHGLADADLRVEGGDVEAAIERAAQDASMVVIGATERGLLSRLVGGSLVMDVVEDVDCSVLLAETARKRSLRERIFGLDEASE
- a CDS encoding adenylate kinase, producing MSQPNILLLGPPGAGKGTQSSNIVEEYGVDHVTTGDALRSNKGMDISDLDVEYDTPGGFMDAGELVPDEVVNEIVKTALQEADGYVLDGYPRNLDQAKYLDEITELDVVALLEVPREELVERLTGRRICDECGTNYHVEFSPPEEAGVCDKCGGELIQRDDDTEETVRERLNVFDENTQPVIDHYDIRDELVRIDGEGAPDEVWEELHAAIEDEV
- a CDS encoding ArsR/SmtB family transcription factor, giving the protein MDSAALLDLLGNENRRRILRLLARKPCYVTEISEYLGVSPKAVIDHLRKLEEAGLVESRVDSQRRKYFSIARNLRLEVSVSPYGFGTKSAYPASRGFDMSRCRYLSLDMGLDPDAAAGDGEGDADGEEGPDGGLASLAGELGRLEALENELSMAQRWVQGRLTDVMDDLSERFDDLGGMDGRFYAEVAAAVADGASSAERIARQVDASPEAVDEALRLLADHGVIERTEGGWQVAGG
- a CDS encoding DUF1405 domain-containing protein translates to MRRFNPIPRRYAREYLEAAPTLVWLVFGTLAIGVIGLRWYVDRGLAGVSTFLWPLFADSPAATFLGSLAFATLLPALGRPLEDAPFNRPLAYLHTLAFVWLVETGLWTLVALNLGFGAYFPDPFAYFGVIGSHLAFAAAAYLLPHAARTTRGALAFALGCALVNDLVDYGFGLHPPLRYDPGVGLAVASVCTSVLAVGLAALAFERMGAETAT
- the arcS gene encoding archaeosine synthase subunit alpha produces the protein MTDHFEVHARDGAARIGEVRLPTPLRTPGLVGDRLRDAGSEWAAARATPDGDPDALTVLPHRALPPGTPDSVRETFGGAGNAATGDSPDPEDGVAAGEDAPDAGDLEFPTAVVVGTDTAVDHGADAYVLSGGPSLVGHAAAFVDAITSVRRAVPDDSALYLAGAATPANVAALVYAGVDLVDADRAYVRGTEGFYQTTDGEYFLEDLEELPCACPACAGGREAFDREACAEHNVNALETALSTVRTRIRDGRLRDYLEGQGRHESFPTSVLRRLDQEYAYVEERAPLFRRESMLSATDDTLRRPEIQRFADRVTSRYVPRFDDLPLLLVPCSATKPYSESQSHAQFHRAIDYRAHTVSMTSPIGVVPQELETTYPAQHYDSVVTGRWTETEYEFVATVLARYLDRADYPRVVAHLPDDYRPIVERAVDRLDDAPPVEFTVADHPTTDDSLANLAGALEGADRFSKREREHRTVRALADYVFGEGAGEAFFRELRTGSRYPKLRAMDAGIEARPGDDTDDDGAVHVATMVPNYGTLSLTLAGARRWASSDVPTKRVEIDAFVPQGSVLAPGVVDADDSIRVGDEVVVEGPTAFAVGRAQAHGRAMVDSTRGVVVQVRHSQEK
- a CDS encoding dehydratase, encoding MTDLTPEDLSEGTVVTHERTFTPGEVRTFTTVSGDEGDHHVETDEEGRLLVQGLLTATLPTKVGGDLNVLASRMEFEFRRPVYTGQHIACEVTFVDVDHGDRVEVTAEFEAVRTDDDTTVMAGLFEGIIRRG
- a CDS encoding RNA-guided endonuclease InsQ/TnpB family protein; amino-acid sequence: MLEIHRTHRANIRNHSQVEEPLDRHGWSASKLWNVANYHSRQQWEDTGEIPDHGDLKDELKTHNKYKGLHSQSSQRVLEELAEAFNSWYGKRKADGRANPPGYRKKNYYDSVGRRVHEEHPRSTVTWKQNGIKHDTKNNRVRLSKGANHKEHPKAWEYILVEYETRPGVTVENLQQVRAVYDKQKERWELHLVCKDEIETPNAPGDETAGIDLGICNFAAVAYSTEEADLYPGNRLKQDGYYFPKEIAKCDDPGGERATRLHHKWSERRTHFFHSLAKHIVERCIERGVGRINVGELAGVREDENGETKNWGRHGNLDLHGWAFDRFTSILTYKATVEGIEVVEVSERDTSKRCCVCGREDESQRVERGLYVCEACDAAFNADLNGAENIRLNINDESNSESSASLDEDRSTGWLAQPGVYLHDLSSGFQPQEQVVDCKP